A region from the Corylus avellana chromosome ca7, CavTom2PMs-1.0 genome encodes:
- the LOC132187148 gene encoding phosphoglucan phosphatase LSF2, chloroplastic, whose protein sequence is MGSVSNAWFCSSSVLIAPIENKRVCNFVMSTSRNALKSSKIYCKLPGTESSGIEQNATSRRPYSSETKMDEYNIAMKKMMRNPYEYHHDLGMNYTLITNNLIVGSQPQKPEDIDHLKKEENVAYILNLQQDKDVEYWGIDLQSIIKRCRELGIRHMRRPARDFDPDSLRSGLPKAVSSLEWAISEGKGKVYVHCTAGLGRAPAVAIAYMFWFCGMNLNKAYDTLTSKRPCGPNRSAIRGATYDLAKNDPWKEPFENLTENAFEGIADWERNLIQDRVRSLRGS, encoded by the exons ATGGGAAGTGTCAGTAACGCTTGGTTTTGTTCTTCTTCAGTCCTCATAGCTCCTATTGAGAACAAGAGGGTGTGCAATTTTGTAATGTCTACTTCGAGGAATGCCTTGAAATCGAGCAAGATTTATTGCAAGCTACCTGGGACTGAGAGTAGTGGGATTGAGCAGAACGCCACAAGCCGTAGACCCTACAGTTCCGAGACCAAGATGGACGAGTACAACATTgcgatgaagaagatgatgaggaaCCCTTATGAGTATCACCATGATCTTG GCATGAACTATACTCTGATAACTAATAATCTGATAGTGGGCTCCCAGCCTCAGAAACCTGAAGATATAGATCACCtaaaaaaggaagagaatgtGGCATATATTCTGAACTTGCAGCAGGACAAGGACGTTGAATATTGGGGAATTGACTTGCaatcaataattaaaagatGTCGAGAACTTGGAATCCGTCACATGAGGAGGCCT GCAAGAGATTTTGATCCGGATTCGTTGCGAAGTGGATTACCTAAAGCTGTTTCATCATTGGAATGGGCCATTTCTGAGGGAAAAGGAAAAGTTTATGTGCACTGCACAGCTGGATTAGGAAGGGCCCCGGCTGTTGCAATTGCTTACATGTTCTGGTTCTGTGGCATGAAT CTGAATAAAGCATATGATACGCTAACTTCAAAGAGACCTTGTGGACCCAATAGAAGTGCAATACGTGGAGCTACTTATGATCTGGCTAAGAATGATCCATGGAAAGAGCCCTTTGAGAACCTTACAGAAAATGCGTTTGAGGGTATAGCAGATTGGGAGAGGAATTTGATACAAGACCGTGTTCGTTCCCTACGTGGAAGTTGA
- the LOC132188147 gene encoding uncharacterized protein LOC132188147: MRVERGAAIKVSTKEPTKRPAKIGERKNQCGGGAYEEEAGGGVEQRGGLVRVHCNESGEDRIQARPTYQVHHRLCLSLIYPNLKGRKGGFLSSVAHRVTVYENSPILQLQGQRGAKALVLARSEVLIRQSATWIPNPVPRRRLHYHRHLGTLLKLSSPPSPPSMASASGVSTISNGGDGVIRFPLSPSSSLVIQKGDITRWFVDGSTDAIVNPANERMLGGGGADGAIHKAAGPDLLQACYNVPEVRPGVRCPTGEARITPGFNLPASHVIHTVGPIYNGDSNPQASLRSAYRNSLIVAKDHNIQYIAFTAISCGVYGYPYDEAAMIAISTVKEFRTDFKEVHFVLFSPDVYNEWLNKANEALKD, translated from the exons atgagagtgGAAAGAGGCGCAGCAATCAAAGTTAGCACCAAGGAACCCACAAAGAGACCCG CTAAAATCGGTGAGAGGAAGAATCAGTGTGGAGGTGGGGCTTACGAAGAAGAAGCAGGAGGAGGAGTGGAGCAACGCGGAGGTCTCGTGAGGGTGCACTGTAACGAAAGTGGAGAGGATCGCATCCAAGCGAGGCCTACTTATCAGGTTCATCATCGTCTTTGTTTGTCACTGATCTATCCAAACCTCAAAGGGAGGAAGGGAGGATTTTTGAGTTCTGTTGCTCACAGAGTCACAGTATACGAGAACTCGCCAATTCTCCAGCTCCAAGGTCAAAg AGGAGCTAAAGCGCTAGTCTTAGCTCGTTCTGAAGTCCTCATCAGACAATCTGCCACTTGGATTCCAAACCCTGTCCCTAGAAGAAGACTCCACTATCATCGTCATCTTGGAACCCTCCTGAAACTTTCTTCTCCGCCTTCACCGCCATCAATGGCTAGTGCTAGTGGGGTTTCAACAATATCCAATGGAGGAGACGGCGTGATTCGCTTCCCGCTGTCTCCTTCCAGCTCGCTCGTTATCCAGAAGGGGGACATCACCCGGTGGTTCGTCGACGGCTCCACCGATGCCATA GTTAATCCAGCAAATGAGCGAATGCTTGGAGGTGGTGGTGCAGATGGAG cTATACATAAGGCTGCTGGGCCAGACCTCCTACAAGCCTGTTATAATGTTCCAGAAGTCAGGCCTGGAGTTCGTTGCCCCACGGGAGAAGCAAGGATTACTCC AGGTTTTAACTTGCCTGCGTCTCATGTAATCCACACTGTCGGGCCCATCTACAATGGTGATAGCAACCCTCAAGCCTCTCTGAGAAGTGCATACAG GAACAGCTTGATTGTTGCCAAAGACCATAACATTCAATATATTGCATTTACTGCCATATCTTGTGGTGTATATGG ATACCCCTATGATGAAGCCGCAATGATCGCTATATCTACAGTTAAAGAGTTTCGAACTGACTTTAAAGAG GTTCACTTTGTTCTGTTCTCGCCAGATGTTTACAATGAGTGGTTGAACAAGGCAAATGAAGCATTGAAAGATTAG
- the LOC132186900 gene encoding adenine/guanine permease AZG1, giving the protein MEVQTPPPPPSQRSNPKPLTRLNTHVGNSWVGKRFKLSERNTTFTTELRAGTATFLTMAYILAVNASILTDSGGTCSVSDCVPLCSDSSVSISNCNGSNLQVIQPDESCKFNPVNPGYEACLERIRKDLIVATVASSLIGCVIMGAFANLPLALAPGMGTNAYFAYTVVGFHGSGNVSYQSALAAVFIEGLIFLAISAIGFRAKLAKLVPKPVRISSSAGIGLFLAFIGLQNNEGIGLIGYSSSTLVTLGACPASSRASLAPVITAANGTVSLIPGGTVSGGIYCLQDTMESPTFWLGIVGFVIIAYCLVKDVKGAMIYGIIFVTAVSWFRNSKVTVFPNTDTGNSAYQYFKKVVDVHAIKSTAGALSFKNISKGSFWQALITFLYVDILDTTGTLYSMARFAGFVDQNGDFEGQYFAFMSDATSIVVGSLLGTSPVTAFIESSTGIREGGRTGLTALTVAGYFFLAFFFTPLLASIPAWAVGPPLILVGVMMMKSVVEIDWNDMRQAIPAFLTMILMPLTYSIAYGLIGGIGSYIVLHLWDWGHELLVKLGIVKGVSPSREVNDAHDNSNGKALEV; this is encoded by the coding sequence ATGGAGGTTCAAACGCCACCGCCGCCACCTTCCCAGCGCTCAAACCCAAAGCCGCTGACCCGGCTGAACACGCACGTGGGCAACAGTTGGGTGGGCAAGCGCTTCAAGCTATCCGAGCGCAACACCACCTTCACCACCGAGCTCCGAGCCGGCACCGCCACCTTCCTCACCATGGCCTACATCCTCGCCGTGAACGCCTCCATCCTCACCGACTCCGGCGGAACCTGCTCTGTCTCCGATTGCGTCCCCCTCTGCTCCGACTCCTCGGTCTCAATCTCCAACTGCAACGGCTCCAACCTCCAGGTCATCCAGCCCGACGAGTCCTGCAAGTTCAACCCGGTCAATCCGGGCTACGAGGCCTGCCTCGAGAGAATACGCAAGGATCTGATAGTAGCCACCGTGGCATCGTCTCTCATCGGCTGTGTGATAATGGGTGCCTTTGCAAACCTTCCTCTGGCCTTGGCTCCGGGTATGGGTACCAACGCCTATTTCGCCTACACCGTCGTCGGCTTTCACGGGTCGGGTAATGTCTCCTACCAGAGCGCCTTAGCGGCCGTGTTCATCGAAGGCCTAATCTTCTTGGCCATTTCCGCAATTGGGTTTCGTGCCAAACTCGCGAAACTCGTCCCCAAACCCGTCCGAATCAGCTCCTCCGCCGGTATCGGTCTCTTCTTAGCCTTTATCGGGTTACAGAACAACGAAGGAATCGGGCTGATTGGGTACAGTTCGTCGACTCTGGTGACACTCGGAGCCTGCCCCGCTAGCTCTAGGGCGTCGCTAGCCCCTGTCATAACCGCTGCTAACGGAACCGTCAGTTTAATCCCGGGAGGCACCGTCTCGGGCGGTATTTACTGCCTCCAAGACACCATGGAAAGCCCGACATTTTGGCTCGGTATCGTCGGTTTCGTAATTATCGCTTACTGCCTGGTGAAAGACGTGAAGGGTGCTATGATTTACGGCATAATATTCGTAACGGCCGTCTCGTGGTTCCGTAACAGCAAGGTAACGGTGTTTCCGAATACCGATACCGGCAACTCGGCGTACCAGTATTTCAAGAAGGTAGTTGATGTGCATGCGATAAAGAGTACAGCTGGGGCGTTAAGCTTTAAGAATATCAGTAAAGGTTCTTTTTGGCAAGCCTTGATCACGTTTTTGTACGTTGACATACTCGATACAACCGGTACCCTGTATTCGATGGCCCGGTTTGCCGGTTTCGTTGACCAAAACGGAGACTTCGAGGGCCAATACTTCGCTTTCATGTCGGACGCCACGTCAATTGTGGTGGGATCGTTGCTGGGGACCTCGCCGGTGACGGCGTTTATCGAATCGTCAACCGGGATCAGGGAGGGTGGAAGGACAGGGCTGACGGCGCTAACTGTGGCGGGATACTTCTTCTTGGCGTTTTTCTTCACGCCGCTGCTGGCGTCAATTCCAGCGTGGGCGGTGGGCCCGCCGTTGATCTTAGTAGGCGTGATGATGATGAAATCAGTAGTGGAGATCGACTGGAACGATATGCGGCAGGCGATCCCAGCCTTCTTGACGATGATTTTGATGCCTTTGACTTATTCCATTGCTTATGGGCTTATCGGTGGGATTGGGAGTTACATTGTTTTGCACCTATGGGATTGGGGGCATGAACTTTTGGTGAAACTTGGAATTGTAAAAGGCGTGAGCCCGAGCCGTGAAGTCAATGACGCACATGATAATAGCAATGGAAAAGCGCTTGAAGTTTAG
- the LOC132186596 gene encoding uncharacterized protein LOC132186596: MMNLISRPRLDAILSTFVTVHPHETSALLHSSSCFFFILSAYFVVLPLRDEGAISLGLSNLPGLFVGSLVLTLIAAPLSTLIFSLPHLSKGKALVLIHRFFSVSLVVFFILWLSSSAEYSVSTLKDSMATSSTTKEDQKVDINQASSTYSVDWDNHGWCYMLVRIGFFLWVALLNLITISSTWARVIDVMDSESGSRLFGFIGAGATLGQLFGSLFATGMARLGPFLLLFAALLMEFAAQSSKGINQDVTHDSSLPEELSPIRETDPDQQSQSDGQTASTLKSCSPKSSTSMAKPQLWAALDGFRLILSSTYLLYMSLFLWLSAVVSSFFYFQKVTVIATTVTSSVGRRRLFAQINSFIAVFILAGQLTLTGRILTVAGVTTAICSAPFVSFLNLVAIAVWPTWVVIAISETLRKVVTYVVTRPGRELLFTVVSQDEKYKAKVCIDVFIQRLGDATAAGMYKLLFSTLNGRTSTVSIFALPVCLLWIVTAFHLGRRQQQLAKLRTVSTS; this comes from the exons ATGATGAACCTGATAAGTAGGCCTCGCTTGGATGCGATCCTCTCCACTTTCGTTACAGTGCACCCTCACGAGACCTCCGCGTTGCTCCACTCCTCCTCCTGCTTCTTCTTC ATCTTGAGCGCGTATTTCGTGGTGCTTCCATTGCGGGATGAGGGTGCCATCTCTTTGGGCCTATCGAACCTACCGGGTCTCTTTGTGGGTTCCTTGGTGCTAACTTTGATTGCTGCGCCTCTTTCcactctcattttctctttgcCTCACCTTTCCAAAGGCAAG GCTTTGGTTTTGATACACAGGTTTTTTAGTGTATCACTTGTTGTATTCTTCATTCTGTGGCTTTCATCGTCGGCTGAATATTCAGTATCCACATTGAAG GATTCAATGGCTACATCCTCCACTACAAAAGAGGATCAAAAGGTTGACATTAACCAAGCCAGTTCTACATATTCTGTAGATTGGGATAACCACGGATGGTGTTATATGTTAGTGAGGATTGGATTCTTCCTTTGG GTTGCTCTGCTTAATCTAATTACAATTTCTTCAACTTGGGCAAGAGTAATTGATGTGATGGACAGTGAG TCAGGTTCAAGATTGTTTGGGTTCATTGGTGCTGGTGCCACACTTGGCCAGCTTTTTGGGTCATTGTTTGCCACAGGAATGGCTCGTTTGGGGCCAT TTCTACTTTTATTTGCTGCTTTGTTAATGGAATTTGCTGCACAGTCATCAAAAGGGATAAACCAGGATGTGACCCATGACTCCAGTCTTCCTGAGGAATTATCTCCCATCAG AGAAACTGATCCTGATCAACAAAGTCAGTCTGATGGGCAGACTGCAAGCACTCTCAAAAGTTGTTCTCCCAAGTCGTCTACTTCCATGGCAAAGCCTCAGCTTTGGGCTGCCTTAGATGGATTCCGGCTTATTTTGTCATCAACTTATTTGTTGTACATGTCTTTGTTCCTGTGGCTGAGTGCAGTTGTCTCttcattcttctattttcaa AAAGTGACTGTAATTGCCACAACTGTTACTAGCTCTGTTGGCAGAAGAAGATTGTTTGCCCAGATAAATAGCTTCATTGCTGTTTTTATCCTTGCTGGACAACTAACCTTGACG GGGCGCATTCTTACTGTTGCTGGGGTTACTACAGCTATTTGCTCTGCTCCATTTGTTTCCTTCTTGAATTTGGTTGCTATTGCTGTTTGGCCAACTTGGGTAGTCATTGCTATTTCCGAGACCTTGCGAAAG GTTGTTACTTATGTTGTGACCAGGCCCGGAAGAGAACTCCTATTTACTGTTGTCTCACAGGATGAGAAATACAAAGCTAAG GTATGCATAGATGTATTCATTCAAAGACTTGGAGATGCTACAGCAGCAGGGATGTACAAGCTACTTTTCAGCACTCTCAATGGCAGAACATCCACTGTCTCAATCTTTGCCCTGcct GTATGTTTATTGTGGATAGTCACAGCATTCCATTTAGGACGCCGCCAACAACAGCTTGCCAAGCTCCGGACAGTCTCGACTTCctaa